In one window of Bradysia coprophila strain Holo2 chromosome IV unlocalized genomic scaffold, BU_Bcop_v1 contig_106, whole genome shotgun sequence DNA:
- the LOC119070949 gene encoding glutaredoxin-C4-like: MKLIGVLMLLVVHTASACEQGRASHFILDTIDHNKVVIFSKTTCLYSNLAKEQFQKLNYPFLAVELDDRHDGKMIQDILGEMTAASTVPRVFVDGKFIGGGTEIKAMYESGELKKLLKI, encoded by the exons atgaaGCTCATCGGAGTGTTGATGCTTTTGGTGGTGCATACAGCTAGTGCATGTGAACAAGGAAGAGCAA GTCATTTCATACTCGACACGATCGACCACAATAAAGTTGTGATATTCTCAAAGACAACCTGCCTGTACAGTAATCTGGCGAAAGAGCAATTCCAAAAGCTCAACTATCCTTTTCTCGCTGTTGAGTTGGATGACAGACATGATGGCAAAATGATTCAAGATATTTTAGGCGAAATGACGGCCGCTTCGACGGTACCACGGGTGTTTGTTGATGGAAAGTTCATTGGCGGCGGAACAGAAATAAAGGCAATGTATGAGAGTGGagaattgaagaaattattaAAGATTTGA